Proteins encoded within one genomic window of Kibdelosporangium phytohabitans:
- a CDS encoding AurF N-oxygenase family protein, with protein MKDTEQNAQRLLNGSVRRSYDSAVDIDWDAPLEEGKYFLPPHLSTLYETPLWHELTPAQRVELSRHELANLLSVGHWFENVLNQALLRMIFEADPTARHTHYALTEIGDECRHMLMFGRLMEKIGAPYFRQPKAQLAITRKLPGRLRGLNLWVGALIGEEIFDVWQRRIMDDPGMQPAVRRMMRIHVVEEARHIQWAREGVARRMRYASWWEKESLGRMVGFGGQFFNDQLMHRRLYARAGLDPDEAYRQAAANPHFRQVKQEGFDKLRRFFDEQGIFRGKARERWRQAGFIA; from the coding sequence ATGAAGGACACCGAGCAGAACGCACAGCGGTTGCTCAACGGATCGGTCCGGCGCTCGTACGACTCCGCTGTGGACATCGACTGGGACGCGCCGCTGGAGGAAGGCAAGTACTTCCTGCCACCGCACCTGTCCACGCTCTACGAGACTCCACTGTGGCACGAGCTGACGCCCGCGCAGCGCGTCGAGCTGTCCCGGCACGAGCTGGCGAACCTGCTCAGCGTCGGCCACTGGTTCGAGAACGTGCTCAACCAGGCGCTGCTGCGGATGATCTTCGAAGCGGACCCGACCGCGCGGCACACGCACTACGCGCTGACCGAGATCGGCGACGAGTGCAGGCACATGCTGATGTTCGGCAGGCTGATGGAGAAGATCGGCGCGCCCTACTTCCGCCAGCCGAAGGCCCAGCTCGCGATCACCAGGAAACTGCCCGGCCGGCTGCGCGGCCTCAACCTGTGGGTCGGCGCGCTGATCGGTGAGGAGATCTTCGACGTCTGGCAGCGCCGGATCATGGACGACCCCGGCATGCAGCCCGCCGTGCGCCGGATGATGCGCATCCACGTCGTGGAGGAAGCGCGGCACATCCAGTGGGCGCGCGAAGGCGTCGCACGGCGGATGCGGTACGCGTCGTGGTGGGAGAAGGAGTCGCTCGGCCGGATGGTCGGCTTCGGCGGCCAGTTCTTCAACGACCAGCTGATGCACCGCAGGCTGTACGCCCGCGCGGGGCTCGACCCCGACGAGGCATACCGCCAGGCCGCGGCGAACCCGCACTTCCGCCAAGTCAAGCAGGAGGGCTTCGACAAGCTGCGCAGATTCTTCGACGAGCAGGGCATCTTCCGCGGCAAGGCGCGGGAACGCTGGCGCCAGGCCGGGTTCATCGCGTGA